In the Terriglobus sp. RCC_193 genome, GACCCGGCCTGCGAGTTCATCCAGCGCTTTTACCGCCCGGATCGTTGCGACATTGTTCTGAATCCGCTGGATGACCGCTGCCCATACTGGGGACCGGCGGAGGAGTTGCGGAGCAAGGCCGAGGCAAAAACTCTGGCGAAGTCCCTGTATCAACCAACCGATACGCAGCGCGATGAGTTCTTTACCAAGACTCCGCAGAAGATCTTTGCTCATCTCCTTCGTACAGGCCCGACACCGCGCCAGCTCGCCGACTGGATGGCGAATCCTGCCGAGATAGACAAGCAGGTTCGCGGCACAGAGATGGCGACGATGATCGCCAAGGACTCTCCGCCGCAGCGTAACGGCGTTCTTTCTTCGCTCGGTCTAGTGGCTGACAGCCTCCGTATGCTTCCAACCTTGGAGGATGCCAAGGGGCACCGTTGGTGCGCGACAGAATGGGCAGAAACTCGTCGGGGCTGGATCTTCATCACCTCCCGTCCGACGGAGCGGGACGCTCTCCAACCGCTTCACAGCCTATGGATCGACTGGCTCGTCTTGCGGCTCCTCAGTGCGCCCAAGGAGCACCAGACACCTGTGTGGTTTGTGCTCGACGAACTCGCAAGCTTACAGCGGCTTCCTCAGCTTCACACGGCCATTACAGAGAACCGAAAGAGCAAGAATCCTCTCGTTCTTGGCTTTCAAGGCAAGGCCCAGTTGGAGAACATCTACGGGCATATCGCCGAGGTGATGCTCTCTCAGCCTGCTACCAAAATCTTCCTGAAAACCACGGAGCCAAAAGCAGCCGAGTGGGTGTCGAACGCCATCGGTAAGGTCGAAGTGGAACGAGTAAAGGAAACACATTTTGACGGGAGTCGGGCTGGCAGGAACTTCACCGTGGACCGCCAGGTTGAACCTCTTGTACTGGATTCCGAGGTGAGCGGACTTGAGGAGCGCAGGGCGTTCCTCAAGCTCGGAAACAATGTCTCGCGCTTCGCCTTCGAGTACATGGAGATGCCGATCATCGCGACCGACTTCATTCCTCGTGCGGTCGAGGACGACGCGCTCGATTATGACCCTCGGAGTCTAAGCGGTACACCGACTCCAGAGGATCTTGAGGCGGATGACGTTGAACCAACCGACGCTTCAACCTCCCAAGCTGAACCCTACGACCTTGAAAGTCAATTCGAGGCGGGAGCCTAGGTCATGCTGACGATTTCGAAACCGTTGAGCGCAGGTCAGGCTCAGACCTATCACGCCAAGGAGTTCACGGCTGCGGAGCAGAATTATTGGAAGCAAGGCAATGAAATCATCGGGGAGTGGCAAGGCCGGATGGCGGCAGGCTTTGGTCTCTCAGGCGGCGTAGCAGCCGAAGACTTTGCTCGTCTCAGCAGCGGCCAGCATCCACAAACTGAGAAGCAACTCGTCCAGCATCGTAAAGCGCAAGAGTATTCAAACGCCCAAGGCGAAACGGTCAAACCCGTTGAACATCGTGCGGGGTGGGACGCCACCTTTTCAGCGCCGAAATCAGTCTCCCTGACCGCGTTGGTAGGTGGCGATGACCGCGTAAGAGTGGCACATCGAGAGGCTGTCACTTTCGCTCTGGAACAGTTGGAGCGTTACACTCAGGCTCGAATTGGCGGCAATCATCCGCCCGAATCGACGGGCAGATTTATCGCGGGAAAGTTTGAACATGACACCGCCCGTCCAGTGAATGGCTACGCCGCCCCTCAACTCCATACTCACGCCGTCGTCTTCAACATGACCGAACGGCAGGATGGTTCCTTCCGTGCCCTTCAGCCGCAAAGCCTCTTTGCATCCCAGCAGTTCGCGACCGCTGTTTACCAATCCGAGTTAATGTTCCGGCTGAAGAAGCTCGGCTACGAGATCCAGCCAGGTAGGAGCGGTGCGCCAGAGATCAAGGGCTATTCGCCCGAATACTTGGCCGCTTCCAGCCCGCGCCGCCAGCAGATCGAAGAAGCTTTGGCGCGAAGCGGTTTTTCCAGTCCCGAAGCCGCTCAGATTGCGGCCCATACGACCCGAGATCGCAAGCAGATCATGACGCCGGAAAAGGTGCTGGCCGCGCACAGGCAGATTGCAGATGAGTTTGGGAATCAGGCCGACCGAGTCGTCAAAGAGGCCCAGGATCGGGCACAAGGTCGGCATCACTCCAACGGCCAGAAAGAGAACGACCCGCACCAGAAGGCGCGGGAGAGTGTGAGCTTCTCCAAGGCGAGAAACTTCGAAAGAGATGCTGTGATCGACGAGCGAACCATCATGCGCGACGCGTTACGTCGAGGGATGGGCGAAGTCACCTATAGCGAGGTCCTAGCCAACTTTCAGAAGCGCGAAGCGGCAGGCGAATTCCTCAAAGTCGAAGTACCGGGCCAGCATTCTGCCAGCCGGTTCACCACCCGAGACATGCTCCACGCCGAGCGCTCGAATATTGACTACATTCTGGCCGCAAAGAATACGGTCGCACCAATCATGTCGGCGGAGGCCGCTTCGAAGTTCGCCGGTTCTGTAGAGATGTTGAACCCCGCGCAGCGGCGGACGACCGAGGAAGTGCTATCCACTACTGACCGGGTTCACGGCCTTCAGGGATACGCAGGCAGTGGGAAAACCACAACGCTTAGAAGTATCCGCGAGGCAGCCGAGAGTCGAGGGTACGCCGTGGAGGGGTTCGCGCCAACCAATCGAGCTGCTAACCAGCTCAAAGAGGCCGGCGTGAGCGCTGAAACTCTTCAGAGATTTCTCGCGCGTGGCGGGTCTGCCGAAGCTGCGTCGGATCCAGCCGCAAGGCGGCTTTACATGGTGGACGAGTCGAGCCTCACCAGCACTAAGCAGATGCAAAGCTTCTTCGAGAAGATCGGATCAAATGACAGAGTTTTGCTGATCGGCGATGTCCGACAGCACCAAGGCGTAGACGCAGGAAAGCCGTTCGAGCAGTTGCAGGATGCCGGTATGAGAACGTCCAAACTCGACGAGATTATCCGACAAAAAGACGAAGGACTCCATCGTGCCGTAGAACATCTTTCGCAGGGTCAGACGGCAGACGGAGTACGCCTCTTGCGGGAGCAAGGCCGTGTGTCGGAAGCGCCCGAGCGTGCCGAGCGAATCGTGAGCATAGCCAAGGAGTACGCAGCGAAGCCAAACGGAACACTGGTCATTTCTCCGGACAACGCAAGCCGAGTGGAGCTGAACCAAGCCATCCGCGCGGAGCTTCGGGAGCGTGGTGACGTCAGAGGGCCGGATATGGAATTTACGGTGCTTGTTGCCCGTTCGGAGCTAAACAGCGAAGACCGCAAGTGGGCTGCGCAGTACCAGGTCGCAGATGTGCTGCAGTACACCCGTGGCAGCAAAGAGATAGGTATTGGGCCTTTGGGATATGCCACTGTTCGAGCGATTGACGAGCAAGCCAATCGTCTCACGGTAGAGAGACAGGACGGCCAGCAAGTCAGTTACGACCCGAAACGGCTCAGCGGGATTACGGCCTACAGAGAAGTAACGCGACCGTTCGCTCAGGGGGACCGGCTACAGTTCACCACGAACGACCGTGAACTTGGCATCTCCAATCGCCAGCTCGCCACAGTCGAGAAATCGTCACCGTCCGAAATGAGTGTTCGCCTTGATGGTGAGGAAGGACGAACGATCAACCTCCGACCGGAGCAGATGCGTCACTTCGATCACGGCTATGCCGTCACGTCGCACAGCTCACAAGGACTCACCGCCGACCGTGTCCTCATCAATGTAGAGGTTTCGGCGCATCGCGACCTTATCAATCAGCGATTCGCTTACGTTGCGGTGTCCCGCGCAGCTTACGATGTGCGGCTCTTCACCGACGACGGAAACCGGCTCGAAAAGGATCTCGCGCGGGATGTGAGCAAGTCGGCAGCCATTGAAACAAGACCCCAAAAGGAGAA is a window encoding:
- the mobF gene encoding MobF family relaxase — protein: MLTISKPLSAGQAQTYHAKEFTAAEQNYWKQGNEIIGEWQGRMAAGFGLSGGVAAEDFARLSSGQHPQTEKQLVQHRKAQEYSNAQGETVKPVEHRAGWDATFSAPKSVSLTALVGGDDRVRVAHREAVTFALEQLERYTQARIGGNHPPESTGRFIAGKFEHDTARPVNGYAAPQLHTHAVVFNMTERQDGSFRALQPQSLFASQQFATAVYQSELMFRLKKLGYEIQPGRSGAPEIKGYSPEYLAASSPRRQQIEEALARSGFSSPEAAQIAAHTTRDRKQIMTPEKVLAAHRQIADEFGNQADRVVKEAQDRAQGRHHSNGQKENDPHQKARESVSFSKARNFERDAVIDERTIMRDALRRGMGEVTYSEVLANFQKREAAGEFLKVEVPGQHSASRFTTRDMLHAERSNIDYILAAKNTVAPIMSAEAASKFAGSVEMLNPAQRRTTEEVLSTTDRVHGLQGYAGSGKTTTLRSIREAAESRGYAVEGFAPTNRAANQLKEAGVSAETLQRFLARGGSAEAASDPAARRLYMVDESSLTSTKQMQSFFEKIGSNDRVLLIGDVRQHQGVDAGKPFEQLQDAGMRTSKLDEIIRQKDEGLHRAVEHLSQGQTADGVRLLREQGRVSEAPERAERIVSIAKEYAAKPNGTLVISPDNASRVELNQAIRAELRERGDVRGPDMEFTVLVARSELNSEDRKWAAQYQVADVLQYTRGSKEIGIGPLGYATVRAIDEQANRLTVERQDGQQVSYDPKRLSGITAYREVTRPFAQGDRLQFTTNDRELGISNRQLATVEKSSPSEMSVRLDGEEGRTINLRPEQMRHFDHGYAVTSHSSQGLTADRVLINVEVSAHRDLINQRFAYVAVSRAAYDVRLFTDDGNRLEKDLARDVSKSAAIETRPQKENTMNFQNEHADKREPSKEPQRMPIEIYASSLTPEVVKEDIRFAERQLEQGLSRPESVRNLTSDHVRRTEAEPSALSLAERYTTHITDLVRHLPEQPAEKVLEFLQPSLNDVVHWEPALNALGAAQSDSLLWRREHGDIQSYQQAAEPRGWLHIDSAGQFFNRSAQAITSDQALTPFGLTAAGTLAQERGQAQDIGKQAGVGMSL
- a CDS encoding type IV secretion system DNA-binding domain-containing protein, translated to MPTQWGRKETVIWPPHSPIYTYGAAFIALVLTGLFLYMRFALGNTPLQRFYTPIYLRASVASEFGAKRQDKYRLLFLTGVEVTPKMPVEADVQDGLTTAHAEKPIPLIPSQTALRSGFDVLFRGPETSFSDAALRDYLKRSVFSGDALSSIYSEQLLFGFLALAIQLPFSIRKDIKRRRQMKYGRLLKGPVMLTPTQFNQEIGGDGIGFRTTESKDLMRIPARSEAQHIELMGDTGAGKTTLIMQVLRQIEERGHTAIVYDPACEFIQRFYRPDRCDIVLNPLDDRCPYWGPAEELRSKAEAKTLAKSLYQPTDTQRDEFFTKTPQKIFAHLLRTGPTPRQLADWMANPAEIDKQVRGTEMATMIAKDSPPQRNGVLSSLGLVADSLRMLPTLEDAKGHRWCATEWAETRRGWIFITSRPTERDALQPLHSLWIDWLVLRLLSAPKEHQTPVWFVLDELASLQRLPQLHTAITENRKSKNPLVLGFQGKAQLENIYGHIAEVMLSQPATKIFLKTTEPKAAEWVSNAIGKVEVERVKETHFDGSRAGRNFTVDRQVEPLVLDSEVSGLEERRAFLKLGNNVSRFAFEYMEMPIIATDFIPRAVEDDALDYDPRSLSGTPTPEDLEADDVEPTDASTSQAEPYDLESQFEAGA